A single genomic interval of Flavobacterium sp. N2820 harbors:
- a CDS encoding S8 family peptidase yields MKKIFRPLYLSLALGFILASCGSQKMVSTAVENVDNLPLKITPLADKDLQRWSHLDLVKDTVPGMSVDKAYKELLKGKKGQKVIVGIVDSGVDINHEDLKAVIWTNPKEIAGNGIDDDKNGYIDDMHGWNFLGNAVHEQLEMTRIVKKGPGTPEYDKAKAKLEEELKGLTPQKQQLDFIVNAEKQLATYLKKSDFTLEEVKAIPATESALAQPKALFSQILSSTPKAEFDAQIEEFKDYVYGQMNYNLNVEFDGRSIVGDNPNDLKDTKYGNNNVVGPEPKEAKHGTHVAGIVAQVRGNNKGGDGVTNNAQILTVRAVPNGDEYDKDIALGIRYAVDNGAKVINGSFGKYFSQNKEWVIDAIKYAESKDVLVVIAAGNESYDLDVTNKYPNDTYDGSPEFAKNVLIIGALSPAYGSKMVASFSNYGKNNVDIYAPGDKIYATTPLNTYEYLQGTSMASPNVAGVATLIRSYYPNLTAVQVKQIIMESGTPLKNEVVIGEDKHKANFADASKSGKIVNAYNALLLAEIMSKK; encoded by the coding sequence CTTAAAAATTACCCCATTAGCGGATAAAGATTTACAACGTTGGAGTCATTTAGACTTAGTAAAAGACACTGTGCCTGGAATGAGTGTTGATAAGGCCTACAAAGAATTACTTAAAGGTAAAAAAGGACAAAAAGTAATTGTTGGAATCGTAGATTCTGGTGTAGATATTAACCACGAAGATTTAAAAGCAGTAATTTGGACCAATCCAAAAGAAATTGCTGGAAACGGAATTGACGATGACAAAAACGGTTATATTGACGATATGCACGGTTGGAATTTCTTAGGAAACGCTGTTCATGAACAATTAGAAATGACACGTATTGTTAAAAAAGGGCCTGGAACTCCAGAATATGATAAAGCAAAAGCAAAATTAGAAGAAGAGTTAAAAGGACTTACGCCTCAAAAACAGCAATTAGATTTTATCGTAAATGCTGAAAAACAATTGGCTACTTACTTGAAAAAAAGTGATTTCACGTTAGAAGAAGTAAAAGCTATTCCAGCTACTGAAAGCGCTTTGGCACAACCAAAAGCACTTTTTTCGCAAATTTTATCGTCAACGCCTAAAGCAGAATTTGACGCTCAAATTGAAGAGTTTAAAGACTATGTTTATGGTCAAATGAACTACAACTTAAATGTAGAATTTGATGGTCGTTCAATTGTTGGTGATAATCCAAACGATTTAAAAGATACGAAATACGGAAACAATAATGTAGTGGGTCCAGAGCCAAAAGAAGCAAAACACGGAACACACGTTGCTGGAATTGTGGCTCAAGTTAGAGGCAACAATAAAGGTGGCGATGGTGTTACAAATAATGCACAAATATTAACTGTTAGAGCCGTTCCAAATGGGGACGAATATGATAAAGATATCGCTTTAGGAATTCGTTATGCGGTTGACAATGGTGCAAAAGTAATCAACGGTTCTTTTGGAAAATATTTTTCTCAAAACAAAGAATGGGTTATCGATGCTATCAAATATGCCGAATCTAAAGACGTTTTAGTAGTTATTGCTGCTGGTAACGAATCATATGATTTAGATGTTACCAACAAATATCCAAACGACACCTATGATGGAAGTCCAGAATTTGCTAAAAATGTTTTAATTATTGGTGCACTTTCTCCGGCTTATGGAAGTAAAATGGTGGCAAGTTTTTCTAATTACGGAAAAAACAATGTAGACATTTATGCTCCTGGAGATAAAATTTATGCTACTACTCCATTAAATACTTACGAATATTTACAAGGAACTTCAATGGCATCACCAAATGTTGCTGGTGTAGCAACATTAATTCGTTCATACTATCCAAACTTAACTGCGGTTCAAGTAAAACAAATTATCATGGAAAGTGGAACACCTTTAAAAAATGAAGTGGTAATTGGAGAAGACAAGCACAAAGCTAATTTTGCTGATGCTTCTAAATCGGGTAAAATTGTAAATGCTTACAATGCGTTACTTTTAGCTGAGATTATGTCAAAAAAATAA